The Caldalkalibacillus salinus nucleotide sequence AACAACTTTGCTAGCAGTGATGTATCTACTTCATTATTCTTCCGAGATAATTGTGAGGCACTAATGGAATCAAGCCCAAGCACACTTTGAAAGTCTTCGTCAAGCAAGCCATCGGAGATGGCACCCAAACTTTCTTTTCCATGCAGCTGAGCATGAAGTAGAAGGAGGAGATAAGCTTTCGTTGTCAG carries:
- a CDS encoding DUF4372 domain-containing protein is translated as MDKNTLISSFGKWVDPINMLHFQEKVDELQQDKYVKKLTTKAYLLLLLHAQLHGKESLGAISDGLLDEDFQSVLGLDSISASQLSRKNNEVDTSLLAKL